A region of Chlamydia crocodili DNA encodes the following proteins:
- a CDS encoding 4-hydroxy-3-methylbut-2-en-1-yl diphosphate synthase, translated as MVISPSKKQATRRYTHSVKIGNLYVGSEHSIKTQSMTTTPTADVDATVAQICALVEAKCEIARVTVQGIKEAQACEHIKERLLAMGIDVPLVADIHFFPQAAMHVADFVDKVRINPGNFVDKRNMFTGKTYTDKNYADSLLRLEEKFTPLVEKCKRLGKAMRIGVNHGSLSERVMQRYGDTIEGMVVSALEYIEVCERLGYRDVVFSMKSSNPKVMVAAYRQLAKDLDARGWHYPLHLGVTEAGMGMDGIIKSAVGIGTLLTEGLGDTIRCSLTGCPTTEIPVCESLLKHTTMYLDLPKKENPFALENSESFINASKKITKTTPWGSVYGVFIKLIEEHLLNNSIEKLLEQLGVNPTNGKKDFTAPDGVVVPKSFIGTSLVEKLKEHLLVFHHHEVPCLYDYNEEIWNSEQVLNAPFVHCHATNPFIHSTREFFKKKQCEEQPVKLVFSKDLDDESEAAVSIATEFGALLLDGLGEAVILDLPNIPLPAIREIAFGTLQSAGVRLVKTEYISCPGCGRTLFDLPEVTKRIRERTKHLVGLKIAVMGCIVNGPGEMADADFGFVGSKTGMIDLYVKHTCVKAHIPMEDAEEELVRLLQEHGVWKDPE; from the coding sequence ATGGTTATTTCGCCCTCTAAAAAACAAGCTACTAGACGTTATACGCACTCAGTTAAAATTGGGAATCTTTATGTAGGCAGTGAGCATTCGATAAAGACACAATCTATGACAACAACACCAACTGCGGATGTTGACGCTACAGTTGCACAGATCTGTGCTTTAGTAGAAGCCAAATGTGAAATCGCTCGCGTGACTGTGCAAGGAATCAAAGAAGCTCAGGCGTGTGAACATATCAAAGAACGTTTACTTGCTATGGGTATAGATGTTCCTCTTGTAGCAGATATTCATTTCTTCCCTCAAGCAGCGATGCATGTTGCTGATTTCGTAGACAAAGTACGTATTAATCCAGGAAACTTCGTTGATAAACGTAATATGTTCACTGGAAAAACATATACAGATAAAAACTATGCCGACAGCCTTCTTCGATTAGAAGAAAAATTCACTCCGCTTGTGGAAAAGTGTAAACGCTTAGGCAAAGCTATGAGAATTGGCGTGAATCATGGTTCCCTCTCGGAACGTGTTATGCAACGTTATGGAGACACCATAGAGGGTATGGTAGTTTCTGCTCTTGAATATATCGAGGTATGCGAAAGACTTGGTTATCGCGACGTTGTTTTCTCTATGAAATCTAGCAATCCAAAAGTCATGGTAGCTGCTTATCGTCAGCTAGCAAAAGATCTTGATGCTCGTGGCTGGCACTATCCCCTACACCTAGGTGTTACAGAAGCAGGGATGGGTATGGATGGAATTATCAAGTCTGCAGTGGGTATTGGCACCCTCCTTACAGAAGGTTTAGGAGATACTATTCGCTGCTCATTAACTGGGTGTCCTACTACGGAGATTCCTGTCTGCGAAAGTTTACTAAAACATACTACGATGTACCTTGATCTTCCTAAAAAAGAAAACCCTTTTGCTTTAGAAAACTCAGAAAGCTTTATCAATGCTTCGAAGAAAATCACAAAAACAACCCCATGGGGTTCTGTTTATGGTGTATTCATTAAACTCATAGAAGAGCATCTCTTAAATAATTCTATTGAAAAGCTACTAGAGCAACTCGGTGTTAATCCTACAAACGGGAAAAAAGATTTCACAGCCCCTGACGGAGTGGTTGTTCCCAAAAGTTTTATAGGAACTTCTCTTGTTGAAAAATTAAAAGAACACCTGTTGGTTTTTCATCATCATGAAGTCCCTTGTCTTTATGATTATAACGAAGAAATCTGGAATAGCGAGCAAGTGTTAAACGCTCCTTTCGTTCACTGTCACGCCACAAATCCGTTTATTCACAGTACGAGAGAATTCTTTAAAAAGAAACAATGTGAAGAGCAGCCTGTAAAACTAGTATTTTCAAAAGATCTTGATGATGAATCTGAAGCAGCTGTGTCTATAGCTACAGAATTTGGGGCTCTTCTTCTCGATGGCTTAGGTGAAGCTGTAATTTTGGATCTTCCTAATATCCCTCTACCCGCTATTCGAGAAATTGCCTTCGGCACTTTACAAAGTGCTGGCGTACGCTTAGTAAAAACAGAATATATCTCTTGTCCTGGATGTGGAAGAACGCTCTTTGATCTCCCTGAAGTGACAAAACGCATTCGAGAAAGAACAAAACATCTTGTGGGATTAAAAATTGCTGTTATGGGATGTATTGTTAATGGACCTGGAGAAATGGCGGATGCTGATTTTGGATTTGTAGGATCTAAAACAGGGATGATCGATCTCTATGTAAAACACACATGCGTGAAAGCGCATATTCCTATGGAAGATGCAGAAGAAGAGCTTGTTCGTCTTTTGCAAGAACATGGTGTATGGAAAGATCCTGAGTAA
- a CDS encoding macro domain-containing protein, translated as MSQLINTQGSSHPIPGTPFSGIQRSQNKQGVAKRVALATVAALSLVGFVTTLALTITLSMPPLAAAVVIFSIIAVVCCVLLRKTPTRVAPLPQPIEEGTPEHPGLTIPEFTPEPSLQPVKETEGQPSPVATPIETPTPTPAQPQDLPASVTQALPTDAPVSLLPIPSAQQLLDSWTQLPSSNSIDTPKFDPVDAATTFKGWKVPNTKTILVSTCGDITKPRFTTQGLCPMLVNAANDTMYRGGGGTNKFFTKAVSVEGWRNSTENKRMLQIGECLAGKWINADGTNNDSNPAGPALLAQLLGPMASQINNDPERCYQVVTQAYENCLTKALQKDSMYVQVPLISSSIYAPDPNLVVNGRNVRNQWIDAVKAALVTAVQNFATQNPNVQMILVVTDINNPPLG; from the coding sequence ATGTCACAACTTATCAATACTCAAGGATCGTCTCATCCTATTCCTGGGACACCCTTTTCTGGAATACAGCGAAGCCAAAATAAACAGGGGGTCGCTAAGAGAGTAGCTCTTGCCACTGTGGCTGCTTTGTCCCTTGTAGGGTTTGTAACCACCCTAGCTCTAACCATTACCCTGAGTATGCCACCTCTTGCAGCTGCCGTGGTAATATTCTCTATAATCGCTGTAGTCTGCTGTGTTCTTCTCAGGAAGACACCCACAAGAGTCGCTCCTCTTCCTCAACCTATAGAAGAGGGAACTCCTGAGCATCCCGGCCTAACTATTCCAGAATTCACCCCAGAACCTTCTCTTCAACCGGTGAAAGAGACTGAAGGACAACCTAGTCCTGTTGCTACACCAATAGAGACTCCGACACCGACCCCAGCACAACCTCAGGACTTACCTGCATCTGTGACTCAAGCACTTCCTACCGATGCACCTGTATCCTTATTACCTATTCCTAGCGCTCAGCAATTACTTGATAGTTGGACACAACTACCCTCCTCAAATTCTATCGATACACCTAAATTTGATCCTGTTGATGCCGCAACTACATTCAAAGGTTGGAAAGTCCCAAATACTAAAACAATCCTAGTGTCTACCTGCGGTGATATTACCAAACCTAGATTTACCACACAGGGTCTTTGCCCTATGTTGGTAAACGCTGCTAATGATACCATGTACAGAGGAGGAGGAGGAACAAATAAGTTCTTCACAAAAGCAGTAAGCGTGGAAGGGTGGCGTAATTCTACAGAAAACAAGAGAATGTTACAAATTGGTGAGTGTCTCGCGGGAAAATGGATAAATGCTGACGGCACAAATAACGACTCTAATCCTGCAGGCCCTGCACTTCTTGCACAACTGCTAGGACCTATGGCCAGCCAGATAAATAACGATCCAGAAAGATGCTATCAAGTTGTTACTCAAGCTTATGAAAACTGCTTAACAAAGGCCTTACAGAAAGACTCTATGTATGTTCAGGTTCCTCTTATTTCATCCAGCATTTACGCTCCCGATCCTAACTTAGTTGTAAATGGACGTAATGTTCGCAATCAATGGATAGATGCTGTAAAAGCTGCTTTGGTAACTGCTGTTCAAAACTTTGCAACGCAAAATCCTAATGTACAGATGATTCTTGTCGTCACGGACATAAATAACCCTCCTTTAGGATAG
- a CDS encoding 2Fe-2S iron-sulfur cluster-binding protein, translated as MAKLIISSDDETQEFDLEDGSSIAEPCESSGVPFACTEGVCGTCVIEVLEGQENLSNFTDEEKDFLGEPEDSNERLACQCKINGGCVKVTF; from the coding sequence ATGGCAAAGTTGATCATTTCATCCGACGACGAAACACAAGAGTTTGATCTGGAAGATGGTTCTAGTATCGCTGAACCTTGTGAATCTTCGGGCGTTCCTTTTGCTTGTACTGAGGGCGTTTGCGGTACATGTGTTATTGAAGTCTTAGAAGGACAAGAAAATCTTTCTAATTTCACCGATGAAGAAAAAGACTTTCTTGGTGAACCTGAGGATTCTAATGAACGTTTAGCCTGCCAGTGTAAAATCAATGGCGGATGCGTTAAAGTCACTTTTTAA
- a CDS encoding EscV/YscV/HrcV family type III secretion system export apparatus protein, whose product MALIPLGILLSFLMPLPQGILDAGLCINFILSLTVVFWVFSLKSSHEAKLFPSLFLYLCLFRLGLNLASTRLILSSGWASPMIFSLGNFFSLGSLGAGTIACCLFFLVNFLVIAKGSERVAEVRARFILEALPGKQMSLDADLLSGRASGIDVEKQKQDLFEESDFFSSMEGVFRFVKGDAIVSCILLIVNSIAASYFSYSLDGVADNLWLTVVGDALVSQVPALLTSCAAATLISKVGQKESLLEHMIDYYEQARTHFKTIAVLLSSLLFVSGTPKGPIIAFVIVLFIAHKRRDTIQGFELITEEFQQIHLLLPIDYKGTNPREIYTQACEVIFNETGVLLPKEIRVAHADKKASLSYGGQHFSIKEISLICLLPILRNLVPDAIHGKDIRVLIRDTQNVFGISIDEIIPKKISENSLLFLMKALVKERISLRLFPKILEAIALYGSHEESLEILSEKIRKYLGKHIGRALWDKENILEIITVDSHVERMIGDLYLKSNPLMCDKVVHQVQNLLKQSEDGGFRAIITGCESRFELRKMIEPYFPDLLVLSHNELPEEIPLSLLGSVSDEVLIL is encoded by the coding sequence ATGGCTCTCATTCCCTTAGGCATTCTTCTTTCTTTCTTAATGCCTTTGCCCCAAGGGATTTTAGATGCTGGTCTCTGTATCAATTTTATCCTGTCTTTAACTGTTGTCTTTTGGGTATTTTCTTTAAAATCTAGTCACGAGGCTAAGCTTTTCCCCTCATTATTTTTATATCTTTGCTTATTTCGTTTGGGATTAAATCTTGCTTCAACCCGATTGATTTTGTCCTCAGGTTGGGCCTCACCTATGATTTTTTCATTAGGGAATTTCTTTTCCCTAGGAAGTTTGGGGGCAGGAACTATTGCCTGCTGTCTATTTTTTCTAGTCAATTTTCTTGTGATTGCTAAGGGTTCGGAAAGAGTTGCTGAAGTTCGTGCCCGATTTATTTTAGAAGCGCTCCCCGGTAAGCAGATGTCGTTGGATGCCGATCTTTTATCCGGAAGGGCATCTGGTATTGATGTTGAAAAGCAAAAACAAGATCTTTTTGAGGAGAGTGATTTTTTTTCCTCTATGGAGGGAGTATTTCGCTTTGTAAAAGGAGATGCGATTGTTAGCTGTATTTTGCTTATTGTTAATTCTATAGCAGCTTCTTACTTTTCATACTCTTTAGATGGTGTTGCTGATAATTTATGGTTGACGGTTGTAGGAGATGCTCTAGTAAGTCAAGTGCCCGCCTTATTGACATCATGTGCTGCAGCTACATTGATATCCAAGGTAGGACAAAAAGAATCCTTGCTGGAGCACATGATAGATTATTATGAGCAAGCTAGGACTCATTTTAAAACAATTGCCGTTTTGCTTTCTTCATTACTATTTGTTTCGGGAACTCCTAAGGGACCTATAATTGCCTTTGTGATAGTCCTATTCATTGCACATAAACGAAGAGATACTATACAAGGATTTGAACTTATAACCGAAGAGTTTCAACAAATACATCTATTGCTTCCAATAGATTATAAAGGAACAAATCCCAGAGAAATCTATACGCAAGCTTGTGAAGTTATCTTCAATGAAACAGGAGTTTTGTTGCCTAAGGAAATACGGGTTGCTCATGCTGATAAAAAAGCTTCGTTGAGTTATGGTGGGCAACATTTTTCTATCAAAGAGATATCTTTGATTTGTCTTTTGCCAATATTAAGAAATCTAGTCCCAGACGCTATTCATGGAAAAGATATTAGAGTTCTGATAAGAGATACGCAAAACGTTTTTGGAATTTCCATTGATGAGATTATTCCGAAAAAAATTTCTGAGAATTCTCTTCTTTTTTTAATGAAGGCTCTAGTTAAAGAGCGTATATCCCTAAGGTTGTTCCCTAAGATACTGGAAGCAATAGCGTTATACGGTTCTCATGAAGAAAGTCTAGAAATTCTTTCTGAAAAGATCAGGAAATACTTAGGGAAACATATAGGGAGGGCTCTTTGGGATAAGGAAAATATTTTAGAAATTATTACTGTAGATTCACATGTAGAACGAATGATAGGTGACTTATACTTAAAATCTAATCCCCTAATGTGTGATAAAGTTGTTCATCAAGTGCAGAACCTCCTAAAGCAGTCGGAGGATGGAGGGTTTCGAGCTATTATTACTGGATGCGAATCCCGTTTTGAATTAAGAAAAATGATCGAACCTTACTTCCCAGATCTTCTTGTTTTATCACATAATGAACTTCCTGAAGAAATCCCTCTTTCCTTACTAGGATCTGTTTCAGATGAAGTTTTGATACTTTAA
- a CDS encoding FliA/WhiG family RNA polymerase sigma factor, whose amino-acid sequence MKTQNTQNISEIWELYWETQAIECRDTLIDFYLHLVKCVVHRLISGMPSHVKTEDLYASGVEGLVRAVERFDPEKSRRFEGYALFLIKAAIIDDLRKQDWVPRSVHQKANKLSDAIDTLRQSLGREPTDGDLCEYFQISQQELSGWFVSARPALIISLNEERPSLSDGEPGVALEERIPDERAETGYDIVDKKEFSSFLANAIEGLEEKERKVMALYYYEELVLKEIGKILGVSESRVSQIHSKALIKLRAALSAFL is encoded by the coding sequence GTGAAAACACAAAATACGCAAAATATTTCTGAGATTTGGGAATTATATTGGGAGACTCAAGCAATTGAGTGTCGAGATACTCTGATCGATTTTTACCTACATTTAGTCAAATGCGTAGTTCACCGTTTGATTTCAGGTATGCCCTCCCATGTAAAAACCGAAGATTTGTATGCTTCCGGAGTTGAAGGATTAGTACGTGCTGTAGAGCGTTTTGATCCGGAGAAAAGTCGCCGCTTTGAGGGATATGCTCTATTTTTAATAAAAGCTGCGATTATTGATGATTTAAGGAAACAAGATTGGGTTCCCAGAAGTGTTCATCAAAAGGCAAATAAGCTTTCAGATGCTATAGATACTCTAAGGCAATCTCTAGGAAGAGAGCCAACCGATGGAGATCTTTGTGAGTACTTCCAAATTTCCCAACAAGAACTTTCCGGATGGTTTGTTTCAGCACGTCCTGCACTGATTATCTCCTTGAATGAGGAAAGACCTTCGCTATCCGATGGAGAACCTGGCGTAGCTTTAGAAGAGCGTATTCCTGATGAACGAGCAGAAACAGGATACGATATCGTCGATAAAAAAGAATTTTCCTCATTTTTAGCAAATGCTATAGAGGGGCTAGAGGAGAAGGAGCGCAAGGTCATGGCCCTATATTATTATGAAGAGCTAGTTCTTAAGGAGATTGGAAAAATCCTAGGAGTTAGTGAATCACGTGTCTCCCAAATTCATTCCAAAGCCCTTATTAAACTTCGAGCGGCTTTGTCAGCCTTCCTTTAA